Genomic DNA from Gopherus evgoodei ecotype Sinaloan lineage unplaced genomic scaffold, rGopEvg1_v1.p scaffold_35_arrow_ctg1, whole genome shotgun sequence:
gtccatcccctgccctgtccaTCCAACCCTCCGCGTACACACGCCTCcgtccatcccctgccctgtccaTCCAACCTTCCGCGTACACACCCCTCCGTCCATCCCCTGCCCCGTCCCTCCATCAATCCCTCTGCGTACACACccctctgtccatcccctgccccgtccctccatccctccctccgcgtacacacccctctgtccatcccccgcaccatccctccatccatccctccctccacgtACacacccctccttccatcccctgccctgtccaTCCAACCCTCCGCGTACACACgcctctgtccatcccctgccccatccctccgtccatcccTCTGTGTACACACCCCTccgtccatcccccaccccatccctccgtccatcccTCCCTCCGCGTACACACCCCTCCGTCCATCCTCCACCctgtccctccatccatccctccctccctctgcgtACACACCCTCCATCCATCTCCCACCCTGTCCATCCATCCTTCTGCCTATACACCCCTTCGTTCATCCCCGCATACTcaaccctccatccatcccccaccccatcccttcatCCCGCCGCATACACATTCTTCCATCCATCTCCCCAAACCCTCCCTCAATCCATCCCTCTGCATACACAACCATCCATCCCCATATGCACCCCTCCGTCCATCCCCACATCCCCCGTCCATtcatccctccacacacacatccctccgtccatccatccctctgcgtACACACTCCTCCATTCATCCCCACAaccctccatccatccttccccatACGcacccctctgtccatccatccccgtacacacccctccatctatCCTCCCCTACAACCCTCCGTCATTCATCCCCATACATATCCCCCAATCCCTCCATCCTCCCATACCCCTCCACCCATCCCCAACACCTTCTCCATCTGTCCATCCGTGCCCAGCCCCATGGCCCCTGGCCAGTTCCCAGGCAGGTTTGTAGCCAGTCCACACCCAGCGCCCGCTTCCCCCCCAGCTTAGCCCAGTGCACACATGGCCAGACTGATTAACCCTTGAACTGCAGAATGACCCTGGCTGCTCACTCACCTTGGGTCCGCACCTCCGTGTCATTGAGAGCCAGGTCGAAACGGGTGCCCAGTACCTCCAGCCCATAGCGGCAGCTGAAGGCCTCgccggggcccagggcctgctcCTCCGGGAGATCAAAGCCGGCCGGCCCGTTGTCCTCATTGGCTGCGATCCAGGCCAGGGGCTCGGGATCCCCATCTCGGTACAGGAAGAACCAGCCGCCCGGGGCATCGGGGATGGAGCAATTCACCCGGAGCTTCCCGCCCACGTCCACGAACCGCTCCCGGGTGCTGGGAACGTCTGGGAGAGCCAAGAGCCCCCATGAGACACTGCTCCGGCCCCGCATGGCCCCAGCTGTACCTGTGCCAGGGCAGGGTCATCGGCCTGCAGGAGGCGCTTCCACCCCACGGACCCCATGGCACCACCCCACAAAGCACGGGGGTGCATTAGCCAGCAGCCCTCGACCCTGCAGAGCTTCCACAGTGCACTGGGGGTGCATTAGCCACCAGCCCTACACAcacctctatccatcccccccatccctccatctctccccagacacacccctccatccctaccccatcctccatcccttcctccctcaatctccccatccctccccatccacacccctccaCCCGTATAGACAAccacccacccctccatccctccatgaaCCCTCCAGCCAGCCATCCCTCCATgcttccatccccacacacagctgtccATCCGTCCAGCCGCCCCATACACCGCCAGCCAGCCACTGCCACAGAGATCCAGCCGCTCTCATATCCCCTGTGACACGGAGCCAGAAAGGGCTAAGCACCTAGCAGGCTACGTGACCCAAATCCAGCCTTGAGGGACATATTAGAGCGTATGTCAATGGGGATTGGAGCCATTCCATGTCAGACACACTAGAGCTTTGAATCGTGGACTCGGCAGAGCAGTAGAAGATAGCAAGTGTATTTGTCTATGTTTTCCCGGAGCAGCAGTTCTCAGCCTGTGCCCGTGGGCCCCTCgcagcccagtcagcacacagctgcggcccatgtgacgtcctcagggccatacagatagGACTGGATGCAGTCCATAGCACCATAGGCACCGGGGCTGGAACCCACCAGCCAACCCCCCTGTCTGCTCCCCACCACTAGcaccccagcacctccagccTGCTGGCAGGCCCCacagatcagcgcctccccctccctcctcgtGCCTcctgcgatcagctgtttcacCGCGTGCAAGAGGATCTGGGGGGAGAAGTGAGGACACAGTGCGCTCGGGAGAGAGGgtagaactgggcaggaagaggtggggtggaggtggagagggggcaggggtggggccttgcgggaaggggtggagtgggggccgGGCTTGTGGCAGAGTTGAGGGTTGAAGACCCctcggcactttggaaagtcggtGCCTGTGCACGTAACACATTGCAGGCCACCGTGGTCAATAGGTCAAGAACCATGGACCTATATCTTGTCAGGGGTTAACCATGTAACCGGACGGTTCCTGTTGATTCAAAGAGCAAATGGGAATATGAACATTTAGATGGAATTTGGGTGTAACAATGTCCTTGTCTAGATTTCTCTTCCAAAGTTGTGGTAGACAGTCTAGGAACTGCCTCAGGGATAATGACCTTATACTGCTGAATGCACCTAGTGACCTGTGTCTACATAGAAAACAGGTGATTCTCCTTAGGTGCTTCACCAAGGACTGCAGGCTGCTAAGAGGCTGCCAGAGAGCTAGGAAGGGACTTGTGGGCCCTGATcctgttatctcagatctgcttgagctTCACCAGGGGAAGTTTGAGGTCTCCAGCTCCAGTCTGGGGCACCCAGGCCTTGGACAGAACCAACAGACTGATTCTGAAAGAACGGTTTGCGACTCTAAAGCTCCCCgtctctgctatgaaactgacctaagaactgTATTCGTGTCTGTGGGTAACGATCTTTTAACCTgtactctctgtctctctcttttcttttttaatcagtTGGAGTTTAGTTAATAGGAATTGGCTGTGAGCGTGTAtctgggtaagatctgagatatGCAGTGACCTGGGGCtgatgtgtccaatcctttgggatcagTAGAACTTTTTATATGAGGAACAAGGTTTTCAGTCATCCTCATCATATGTgagcaggagcccagggctgggtggcttTAAGGGAGCTGTGTTTGGCACCTGGGTAACCAGGAAGGTGCTGGAGAAGCTCTGGGTGAATCAAAGTATTTGAATTCCCACCAGCTTCGGGGGATTGTCTTCTACTGCATTCTTTGCAGGTTGCCCTGATTGAGCAATCTCAGTGTGCCCTCCACAGGAATCCGGTCAcaacccctccatccatccccccacatcCTCCCTCTATCCCCCtacaccctccctctccctccatcccccatctatccatccccccacatcctccctctatcccccatccatcccccaatCCCCTCACACCCTCTCTCTATCCCCTTATTCCCCAATCCCCCCACACTCTCCTTCCATCCTCCatccccccatccatccatctccccacaccctccctctatcccccatctccccatccatccatccatccacccatcccacCACACCCTCCTTCTGTTTCCCCAGCCATCCTATAGACACTCACATCTATACAAAATGAGCTAAGAAAATGGtaccctagaggggaaaggccccgtgtcccattccccgcgcccctgagccagccagtccctgccctggggccggatgggaccTGGTGCccctagaggggagaggccccattccccccacctgTGACTCTGAGCTCCAGAGGGTTGCTGGCATTGGACCAGATGAAGGGCTCGTTGGTGGTGTGATAGTAGCAGGTGTATCTCCCCATGCTGGCGGCGCTGGCATTGCCCAGGTGGAACTCGGCCGTGGGGGGGTCTCCGCGAGGCGCCCGCTCAGTCCAGAACTCCCGCGCCCGGTACAGCACAAAGCTCATCCCTGCATACGGAGCCCAGCACCGGATCGTCCAGGTCTGGCCGGCCAAAACCTCTGGGCCAGGGCTGACGGCGATGGACGGCTTGGGGTAGCGATCTGGGCCTGGCACAGGGGaagcagagtgttggggtgggCTATTGGGTACcccaagctggggtgggggctaatGGGGAGAGCCCGGTATTGTCCCACCTGACTTGgacccatgggcccatctaccctaGTATCCCATCTCCGCCCTTCCCCCAGGATCAGATccatgggcccatctaccccagcATCCCATGCCCTCCTGACCCCCGGATCCGATCTCCAGTCCCATCTTCCCTGGtatcccgccccctccctgcccctgagacCAGACCCTCAGGACTCACCACTGGTGATGTTGGCAGGGTCGCTGAGCGGGGACTCCACCCGCCCCCCAGCCACATCCCGGTTCCAGTAGCCACAGCGGTACCGCTCGCCAGGGCCCATGCTGGGCAGCAGAAATGTCACCTCCAAGCCCTGCGCCGGGGCCTGCTCCTCAGCCACAGGGTCCGGTGTGCCGTCCCGGTGCAGGGTGAACCAGCCTTCCCCAAGCGGCCCTGGGGCGGAGCAGCGCAGCCGGATCCCCCCCTCAGCACCTGCGGCCCGGTCCCAGACGAGGGACGGCTTCGGCAGGGCTGGAGACATAGAGCGGGAGGGGGAAGTGAGGCCTCTGGGTGaccccccaaactcccttcccttcgccccccaccccaccccagcccccataCACAGCCCCTCTTCTGGCCCTACCCCTTACAGCCTATGCCTTACCCTGCCCTCTCCTCTAGagctcctcccctgccttcccccaccccaccgagGGGTCTCCATGGGCCCCGGGGTCACCCCCTTCTTGATGGCCTGTACAGTCCTCATCTGCTCtgacagaaatagaacccaggagtcctggcccccagcccccgtGCTGTAGCCCTCTTCCCAGCTGTGGGGCAGGCAGCGACACTCACCGACAGTCAGGAGCAGGACTGGCAGAGTCACGGCCATGCTGGGCAGCCGCGCGGCCAGCGATGGggaagtggcagagctgggacggATGCACCAGGATTAACCCAGCTTTAGGAAATGAGCCACCAGCCACAATGGAAAAACCTCCACTTCTGATTCTGATGGGGGCCCAAACACTGCCGGGGGGGCTGCACCTCTGCTacatgtattacagtagcaccaaccAACCTCAGGGACCCTGTCgcaccaggtgctgcacagacaccctacctacccacccacccacacggAGCTCAGGACCCCGTcgcgccaggtgctgcacagacctccccccacacagacacccctcctccccccacacacactgagctCAGGGCCCCGTCGCACCAGGTGCTGCCCCCCTGGACTGAGATGGGGGGACCCATGGCACTGGGTGCCACACAGACCCTGcgtcccaactgagatcaggctcTGTCATGCTGGGCGCTGCATGGACACAAAGTGAGGGACACTCCCTAGCGCTCACAGGTGAATAGACAAAGAAATGACTGttctccccatttcacagagggggaaactgaggcacagagtgattcaGTGATTTGCCCAGGACCACATGGGaggcggggaggaggagggtagagccaggaatatgacccaggtgtcctgagccgCAACGCTGTGGCTTACCAAGACCAGCCTTAGGCTACCTTGCACTAGCCCTGTCACccagccagctctgggaggggagtggggtctagtggttagagctggggagctgggagccaagactcctgggttctctccccagctctgggaggggagtggtatcTAATAGTTAGAGCAGTGGGggtttggagccaggactcctgggttctctccccggctcggggaggggagtggagtctagtggttagagtggtgGAGGGGCcatctccaccccagagcctggaagggaacccaggagtcctgtgccCACTTCTGAAGTGCTGGGGACTGAGGctgctgggcagggagagggagcctgGCCACCCCAGCCAGCCGGGGCCGTGTGCTGGGTGCTTCCCCCCGCACTGGCTCTGAAAGTCCCTGGTGACTCAGAGGAAGCAGCTGGGTGATGGGGTGGGGGATTGACCCCTGGGGGGtccctctggggagggggcaatggGGCCGCTGCCAGGGGTACTCAGCAGCCTCTGCTGGGGCCTGGGTGTCTCCGGGAccctctgtgccccctccccaaacttctgcccccattcccactggggcgggggggtcaggACTGCCCCaggtccccccgcccccaaatccgAGTCTGGAGTGCAGATGGCCCCAGGAGCTGTTATTGGGGTTCAggttacggggggggggggataacccaggagtcctgccccccctcccggagCCGGGCTAGTGGttacggcgggggggggggggcggagctgggagccaggactcctgggttctctgccggAGCCGGGCGGGTGGTTACGGGGggcggagctgggagccaggactcctgggttctctgccggAGCCGGGCGGGTGGTtacgggggggggcggggctgggagccaggactcctgggttctctgccggAGCCGGGCGGGTGGTTACgggagggggggggctgggagccaggactcctgggttctctgccggAGCCGGGCGGGTGGTtacggggggggctgggagccaggactcctgggttctctgccggAGCCGGGCGGGTGGTtacggggggggctgggagccaggactcctgggttctctgccggAGGCGGGCGGGTGGTTACGGGGggcggagctgggagccaggactcctgggttctctgccggAGGCGGGCGGGGCCAGCGGCCCCGCACTACAAGTCCCAGGCTGCGCTGCCCGGCCCGGGCTTCCCTTCCTGTGCGGCGGGGGGAAGATGGCGGCGCTGAGCAGTGAGTGTCCTTCGGGGGGCAGGGACCCCGGCCTGcgctgggaggggggcagcccCACGGGGGGGATCTGCGCTGGGAGGGGGGCTGCCCCACGGGGGGGATCTgcgctggggagtgggggctgccCCACGGGGGGATCTGCAATGGGAGGGGGGCAGCCCCACGGGGGGGATCTGcgctgggaggggggcagccccagctgggggggaaggggtggatctgtgctgggagggggactgccccagctgggggggaaggggtggatctgtgctgggaggggggcagggggggctgcccCAGCAGGGGGGGGACATTAACCCTTCATGCTTCGTTGTCCCTGCACCTCCCAGAGATGGGCGCCTTCCTGAAGAACGCCTGGGCCAAGGAGCCTGTCATCACCGTGTCCTTCGCCATTGGCATCCTGGGTGAGTCACgatgccagccccccccccccccccccggcacagccCCCTTCCTTCCCGGGTGCAAGGGGGCTGGCACAGCCTGCCAGGGAAGAGCACTCCCTGCGATCCACCCCCCAGCGCCACGCTGACGCTCTGTGTCTCCTTCTGTAGCCGCGGTCATGCCACTGCTCAGCCCCTACACGAAGTACTCCGGCATGATCAACCGAGCGACACCCTATGTGTACCCAGGTGAGGGCTCCCGGTCACACCGCCCCCCCTTCGCTATCTGGGGgaggtgccaggtgctgcactggggcattggccctgccctgggccaggggagagcaccccctgttGACTTGCAGcagagcacagcaccccctactgctGTGCTGGGGCAATGGTGCTAGTACTGatagggtgtggggagggggatatgcaccctgctgagcccctgccctacagcaccccctagcgctgCCCTGGGGCAAGGGGGCTAGCACTGACTGCCTGGGGAGAGTGCCCCACCccactctctgcagcacagcaccccctagtgctgcCTTGGGGCAAGGGGGCTAGCACTGACTGCCTGGGGAGAGTGCCCCACCCCACTCTCTGCAGCACAGGACCCCCTAGTGCTGCCTTGGGGCAAGGGGGCTAGCACTGACTGCCTGGGGAGAGTGCCCCACCccactctctgcagcacagcaccccctactgtgGGCCCCTCGTCCCCACACCAGGGTAGTCAGATCAAGTGTCAGCTGGTTGGTTCCCCAGCCAATCCTCATCGCCACAAGGGGGCGCTGCAGCTTCGGGGTCCACCTTAAGCAGTGGGTAGCAGCTGGGCTGATGGCAGAAGGGCTCTGACCCCTCAGGGAGGGGGGTGAGCCCCACTGACTCAATGCAAGGGTGGCTTTAACCCCTTCACCTCTGCACTGTCCCCTTGGGCAGCCCCCTAACCCAACCCCCCAAGGAATCCCTCCCCTAAGCCACCTCCACCTCTCTCTAGTGCCTGTGCGAGATGATGGCAACATGCCCgacatcccctcccacccctgcgaCAAGGAGGGGCCCAACCTGGACTGGCTGAAGAAGCTGTGACATGGCCGGGGCCCTGGGGAGGAGGTCGCCATGACACGCTGGCTGCAGAGGGAGCCTTcccccaggctggctcaggggctacaggggggctggttctctctgcctcccccccatgGATGTAATAAAGGTTTTGACTTAAGGAACGTGTGTGTCTCCCtgctggctctgtcactggcGCCCCCTGGTGGCTGTGTTAGTGTCACTGGCGCCCCCTGGTGGCTGTGTCAGCGTGTGGCTGGCAGTGCCTGTGGAGGGACAGGCAGGGTTGGCTCCAGCTGTTTTGCCACCCAAGCGGCAAAGGGGGCGGGAAAGGAAAACCCCCCTTGAGCAGCCACCGAAGAGGAAGCACTGAAGGACGTGCCGCAGCCCCAgctgtgccgccccaggcactgGCCTCCTTCCCCGGTGagtggagccggccctggggacaAGGCTGTGCGGCCTCTGGGTTAGTGTCactggtgccccctgctggctgtgTGTGTCCCTTTCCCTGCTGGAGGGTGCATCACTACTGCCCTCTACAGGAGGCCATGGGAATTGCATGCACAGTTGAATTACATTGAGGAGGGCCGTctatggggtggggaggcagtgctCTGGCCTAGTGCTTGCTTGCTCCACGTACCCACAGATGATGCAGTGTTTATTAAAGCTTTACAGGGGCTTGGGGGGAGACAGGGGCTTGGGGGGAGATATAGGCAGGGGGACCCAGTCGAGAATCAGGGACTAGAATGCAGGTGTCCTGACTGCATTTATTATTAAGGGGGTAACAACACAGGGGCTATGGGGCTGTGCAAAGAGCAAACCAAAAGACCAGACCCCATTCCTcatccagagccagggagagaactcagCTGTCCTATATTCCAGCACCCCCaacccctagaccccactgccctcccagggccagaacccaggcagcccctgcccctgctccaattCAGTACAACAGTGGTTGTGCGCTGTGGCCCAAACCAGCATAATGGGGAAATAAAGAGACACgagcagccctgctccctggggctttTAAGCCTGAAGGATTCCAGCAGCGACAGCAGTTTTACCCACACTGGGAAACCTCCTCCCAGCCAGCGGCGGGCAccccacccagtcccagcttcgcTGTTGGTCCCGCAGCACAGGGGACTGGTATACAGGGGGGTTAACCCTCCAGTCCACAGGGAAGGCTGCACCCCTCCTGGTTTAACCCCTCAAGGGCCAGAGTGAGAGGCCTGGTCAGTTTCAGGAAGGTTCAGTCAAAATCAGCACAGGCCCCGGGGCTAGAGAACttggggtaatggaggagcttgTCCCTGGGCCGGGGCAGGGGCCAGCTGGAGCTCAGTATAGTATCCTGCTCACAGGGGAACTCATCCTCTTCTTTGAGCTggttggggggagagaaagagatcaGACCCAcaggcccatccagcccagcacctgccccaagccatgggcccatctagcctggaATTCTGCCCCTCACCCACATCAGTCCCATTTAGCTaccccctggagcaaggggagtGGCCGGTACCTGTGCAGGGAAGTCATccatggggaggagggcaggggccaGCCGCCTgcctctctgctccttgtcctcaCGTCCATGCCGGCGACGCTTCTTTCCAGGGGGTTCTGCCTGGGATGGGCTCTTAGGATCTGGGCCGGCCAGTGGGGGGCCAGGGAAGCGTCGGGGGGTCTCCTTCTCTGGAGGTTCGTTCTCAGTgttgcctggggtgggggcttctgggctggggctgccttcgtcctggggaggggagacagcgcCGTTCAGCGGGCTCCCACCCGGGGCTCTCCGGAGCTTGGCAGGGCCCCAGGAAAGGGCCAGCTTCTCTAGACAGCACCAGAACAGaatctgccccaccccagggaggGACCCCCTAGGGGGGAGAGGGGCTCCTACCTCTAGGACAATGGTGAGCTGGCTCTGTCTATAGTCATCCCCGTAGGAATCTAGGACCCTCATAAGGAATCTGTAGGGGGGACAAAGAGCAAGACATGCTGACATCAAGGCTCTTTCGGGCTGGGTATTGCCCAGACATAGAGTCACCGAGATTGGGGCCCCGTcaggccaggcgctgcccagacacaatgtcagtgagatcagggccccatcgggcTGGGTGCTCCCTGGACACGGAGTTGCTGAGGctgtccccatcccagagctctcACCTCCTCTCTTGCTTGAGCCGCCGTGTGATCTTCTGCACATGGTGGAGTCGGTTCAACACCCTCTCGTTGACCTGGAGCCGGAGACGCAGACACATCAGGCTGGTAACTCACCCAGGCCAGAGCCTTCTCCCGCAGCAGCCACACCTCTGCCCAAGCCCCCTCGTCCGAGCAGTCGCCTCCTGCATAAGATgcgtcttggggggggggggt
This window encodes:
- the NDUFA3 gene encoding NADH dehydrogenase [ubiquinone] 1 alpha subcomplex subunit 3: MAALSKMGAFLKNAWAKEPVITVSFAIGILAAVMPLLSPYTKYSGMINRATPYVYPVPVRDDGNMPDIPSHPCDKEGPNLDWLKKL
- the TFPT gene encoding TCF3 fusion partner produces the protein MAGVGFEEFSVPPGSELALPPLFGGNILESELETEVEFVDGGLSGDNLQDEEEEESQQRQRELGRRKIQALGRRCKEIEQVNERVLNRLHHVQKITRRLKQERRFLMRVLDSYGDDYRQSQLTIVLEDEGSPSPEAPTPGNTENEPPEKETPRRFPGPPLAGPDPKSPSQAEPPGKKRRRHGREDKEQRGRRLAPALLPMDDFPAQLKEEDEFPCEQDTILSSSWPLPRPRDKLLHYPKFSSPGACADFD